The Vibrio cyclitrophicus sequence GTAATCGCAACGCCTAATGCATTTAGCCGACCTACAGCGCCTTTCTTACCGACAATTTCTCCACCTAAAAGGCGTTTAGATTCCGGGTCGTAAGCAAGTTTTATCTTGATGTCTTCTTGGCCGGGATAATAATCCGTTTGGTTCTTGTCATTAATGACAGAGGTACTGGTTGGCACTGCATATTGGTTTGCCATCCAATGAGAAATGCCCGTGCTAGCAAGTTCGTAATCAAGCACTTTCAAAGACGATGAACCTAAGAAACCATCGAGGAAGGTCTCTTTGCCTGCTAATCTGTCGGCCATCATTCGAGCCTGTTTATTGGCTGTGGTGGCAAGTGGCAAATACACGGGTTGATCGAGCGTTAAGTGATGAACCGTCGCGCAGTCACCTACGGCGTAAATATTCGCTACGGGTGTCGCCCCAAACTTATCGACTAACAAAGCGCCATTAGGCATTTTCGGTAGGTCAAACAAGTCGGTATTGGGTTTGAAGCCAAGCGCCAGAATTACGATGTCGGCTTGGATCGTAGTGTATTCAGGTTCTGCCGTATAGCTAGTGGCTTCGTTGGTGTTGTTGGTCGCGGATTGAGTTTTGCTCACCGTAAGCAGATAACTCGTTTTCTCATTATTTCCTTCGCCGCTGTCTTTTGAAGCAAAATGCTCGATGTGTTCGACTTGGGTATGGGTCAGCAGGTTGGTTCCTGTGTCACGAATGGCATTTTCGACGTCGGAGATCATCTCTGGGCTGAATTGGCGGTTCATGATGTGCGCTTCACGCTCAATAATGGTGACATCTTTCCCTAAGTCATGTGCCGCATCGAACATCTCTAATCCAATAAAACCGGCGCCAATGATTGCGACGCGAGGTTTATCTGCTGCGAGCATGGCTTGTTTCACGGCAACGCCATCTTCCATGCTAGTGAGTGTGTAAACATGCTCGGTGTTATTTGAATCAGCACGCTCATGATTATCCACACGAAAAGAGGTCGCGAAGTCTGGAATTAAAGGGCGCGCACCTGTCGCGATGATTAATTTATCAAACGGAATATCTTGTGATTCACCTTGTGTGTTGACTGTGATGATTTGCTCAGCAGCGTTCACTGCGACAACCTCAGTATTGATGCGAACATCGAGTCCGGAATCGATAGCTTGCTGTGGTGTACGAGAGATCATGCGATCTGTATTGGGGAATTTGTCACCAACAAAGTAGGGCAGGCCACACGCACCAAATGAAAGGTAGCTGCGTTTTTCAATCACGATAACGTCATCTGTAGGTTGGTTTCTTTTGTACTTGGCAGCAAAGCTCATACCTGCGGCACTGCCACCTAAAATTACGATTTTCATAGTGGTACTTCTCTTATAAGGGCGCGGCATTCGCCCCCA is a genomic window containing:
- a CDS encoding FAD-dependent oxidoreductase, whose amino-acid sequence is MKIVILGGSAAGMSFAAKYKRNQPTDDVIVIEKRSYLSFGACGLPYFVGDKFPNTDRMISRTPQQAIDSGLDVRINTEVVAVNAAEQIITVNTQGESQDIPFDKLIIATGARPLIPDFATSFRVDNHERADSNNTEHVYTLTSMEDGVAVKQAMLAADKPRVAIIGAGFIGLEMFDAAHDLGKDVTIIEREAHIMNRQFSPEMISDVENAIRDTGTNLLTHTQVEHIEHFASKDSGEGNNEKTSYLLTVSKTQSATNNTNEATSYTAEPEYTTIQADIVILALGFKPNTDLFDLPKMPNGALLVDKFGATPVANIYAVGDCATVHHLTLDQPVYLPLATTANKQARMMADRLAGKETFLDGFLGSSSLKVLDYELASTGISHWMANQYAVPTSTSVINDKNQTDYYPGQEDIKIKLAYDPESKRLLGGEIVGKKGAVGRLNALGVAITARMTTQQLGYLDFSYAPPFARTWDALNVAGNVAK